One segment of Metallosphaera cuprina Ar-4 DNA contains the following:
- the trm10 gene encoding tRNA (adenine(9)-N1)-methyltransferase Trm10: MILGKVIGKQLLEMGIDTLYLRGIERPFLQHLGLKFLLYDWGIKRGIYYGKRVGEEFGISFITGRGNELATESPHPNGEKVEIDFPPFPLFIVDFSLWNRHSESEKRKLASQTLMLISTIRKHLWDYNLSLNHTSQELEHLIKVMGFPNKVRRDVMPPSNTLILDPYAEDQVTEEQIRSTDCFVLGGIVDDSGWKYATKEMAKEAGYSFRHVKIALRGSRLGVPDRLNKIASIILRVKEGETLEDSILNEQSNADKFLRLLRDTTLNGDLERNAQWLRAGEKVKQRVRRITSRTRPESFSSHQ; encoded by the coding sequence TTGATTTTGGGGAAGGTTATTGGTAAACAACTCCTGGAAATGGGCATAGACACGTTATATTTGAGAGGAATAGAGAGGCCTTTTTTACAACATCTGGGTCTCAAGTTCCTTCTCTACGATTGGGGTATAAAGAGAGGAATATACTACGGTAAGCGAGTTGGAGAAGAGTTCGGCATATCGTTTATCACCGGCAGGGGAAACGAGTTAGCAACTGAATCTCCTCACCCTAACGGAGAGAAGGTAGAGATTGATTTTCCACCGTTCCCATTGTTTATAGTGGATTTCTCTCTTTGGAATAGGCACTCAGAAAGCGAAAAGCGTAAACTTGCGAGTCAGACATTAATGCTGATATCCACCATTAGAAAACATTTGTGGGATTACAACCTTTCACTTAATCATACATCCCAAGAGCTAGAGCATCTCATAAAGGTTATGGGTTTCCCTAACAAGGTGAGGAGAGACGTAATGCCTCCTAGTAATACTCTCATACTAGATCCTTACGCCGAGGATCAAGTTACCGAAGAGCAAATAAGGAGTACGGACTGCTTCGTTTTGGGTGGAATAGTGGACGACTCCGGTTGGAAATACGCTACTAAAGAAATGGCTAAAGAGGCTGGTTACTCCTTCAGGCATGTAAAGATTGCGCTAAGAGGATCTAGGCTAGGAGTCCCAGATAGACTGAACAAAATAGCTTCTATAATATTGAGGGTTAAGGAAGGTGAGACTCTAGAGGATAGTATCCTTAACGAACAATCAAACGCTGACAAGTTCTTGAGACTCCTTAGGGACACGACGCTAAACGGTGATCTAGAAAGAAACGCTCAGTGGTTAAGGGCAGGAGAGAAGGTAAAGCAGAGGGTTAGGAGAATCACTAGTCGAACTCGGCCTGAATCTTTTTCTTCCCATCAATAA
- a CDS encoding CoA-transferase subunit beta: MKIDYVIKAIAELIDDGELVYVGLNSGPALLASFLARDFQKKNIQIVGVAEAYNPKDIILSPSTGDPFFIKDSPVMITADSFDLAQKGRLDVMFLGPVQVDQETNINLTAIGRYERPKVKLPGGAATAYLMPLAKKVILWNLKHSKNSIVKRVDFVTGTARNSDNEVFLVTNLAVFKFDREKRTWTIVSIYPWSELEDIVNNTGFHVELKSDKMITVSPEESAYINTLDPYNLRSALE, translated from the coding sequence ATGAAGATAGACTATGTGATTAAAGCTATAGCGGAGCTCATAGATGACGGCGAACTAGTTTACGTCGGATTGAACTCGGGACCCGCCCTATTGGCCTCCTTTCTTGCTAGAGATTTTCAAAAGAAAAATATACAAATTGTAGGTGTGGCGGAGGCTTACAATCCTAAGGACATAATATTGTCTCCATCTACTGGAGATCCATTCTTTATCAAAGACTCTCCAGTAATGATAACCGCAGATTCTTTTGATTTAGCCCAAAAGGGAAGACTTGACGTCATGTTTTTAGGTCCAGTTCAAGTAGATCAAGAGACCAATATTAACTTGACCGCAATTGGTAGATACGAAAGGCCAAAAGTGAAGCTGCCGGGGGGAGCTGCAACAGCGTATTTGATGCCGTTAGCAAAAAAGGTCATCTTATGGAATTTAAAGCACTCTAAAAACTCAATTGTGAAAAGGGTGGACTTTGTAACTGGTACTGCTAGAAACTCTGACAACGAAGTGTTCTTGGTTACCAATCTTGCAGTTTTTAAGTTCGATAGGGAGAAAAGAACGTGGACAATCGTCTCGATTTATCCTTGGTCTGAACTCGAAGACATAGTGAATAACACCGGTTTTCACGTTGAACTGAAGTCAGACAAGATGATCACGGTAAGTCCAGAGGAGAGTGCGTACATAAACACGTTAGATCCCTATAACCTTAGATCGGCGTTGGAGTGA
- a CDS encoding CoA transferase subunit A: MSKLVPLEKAVSLVKRGDTITVSGISIHRNPMAFIRLLVDYEYEELGFVDREPGIALEVLLKHNVVNKVRVAMATLEWFGMLPTFRYKIENGEIDYLEDTCGAFIAGIRAGASGVPFMPVKGVLGSDLVEIHEKRGTWKVSSDPFTGEEILLVRAITPDVAIIHVNKADQNGNSEILGPLYEDEYKAKAAKKLIVTAEEIVDESYFYGRRPTINSVYVDAVVHAPRGAEPSSMYPLYDSDYEGILKLLDQA, translated from the coding sequence ATGTCTAAACTAGTTCCGCTTGAGAAAGCGGTCTCGCTTGTGAAGAGAGGAGATACGATAACCGTGAGCGGAATCTCAATTCATAGAAACCCTATGGCTTTCATAAGGTTACTCGTTGATTACGAATATGAGGAACTCGGTTTTGTAGACAGAGAACCTGGAATAGCGTTGGAGGTATTACTTAAACATAACGTAGTTAACAAAGTTAGAGTGGCAATGGCTACGTTAGAGTGGTTCGGTATGCTACCCACGTTCAGGTACAAGATAGAAAATGGGGAAATAGATTACTTGGAAGACACGTGTGGAGCGTTCATAGCTGGCATTAGAGCTGGAGCTAGCGGTGTGCCGTTTATGCCCGTAAAGGGTGTCTTGGGAAGCGACCTGGTGGAAATCCATGAAAAGAGAGGTACATGGAAGGTATCAAGTGATCCTTTTACAGGAGAGGAGATCCTCTTAGTTAGAGCCATAACTCCGGACGTAGCGATAATTCACGTCAATAAGGCTGATCAGAACGGGAACTCAGAGATTTTAGGACCGCTGTACGAAGATGAGTATAAGGCTAAGGCTGCAAAGAAACTGATCGTAACGGCAGAGGAGATAGTAGATGAAAGCTATTTCTACGGGAGGAGGCCTACGATCAATTCGGTTTACGTTGATGCCGTAGTCCACGCGCCTAGAGGCGCTGAACCCTCAAGTATGTATCCTCTTTACGACTCTGATTACGAAGGGATCTTGAAGCTATTAGATCAAGCTTAG
- a CDS encoding methylase produces MSIAILKDAKGEVAPLWKAISIETVNGSTELVNAGMGRSSVLPQVDVLMGKDMLAGEMNLLSSVYSIVVNHNKIVRYDKMILNYPKMPFEAKSLSIGYCDEGFSACMSAAGSNSVHAIYPFPFRDESFKSVLSYEVLDYDIVRESYRVLRKGGKFFLIFRDEIFGGVRPNTALKFLIKFSLSSAYLRDGFWIIEARKIK; encoded by the coding sequence ATGAGTATAGCAATACTTAAGGACGCTAAAGGAGAGGTAGCGCCCCTATGGAAGGCTATCTCTATTGAAACTGTGAACGGGTCAACAGAACTAGTTAACGCAGGGATGGGTAGATCTTCAGTACTACCACAAGTTGATGTTTTGATGGGTAAGGACATGTTGGCAGGTGAGATGAATTTGCTCTCCTCGGTTTACTCTATCGTTGTAAACCATAACAAGATTGTTAGATACGACAAGATGATCTTAAACTACCCGAAGATGCCATTTGAAGCTAAATCGTTAAGCATAGGCTATTGTGACGAAGGGTTCAGCGCGTGTATGTCGGCGGCGGGATCTAATTCGGTTCACGCCATATACCCTTTTCCTTTTAGAGACGAGTCGTTCAAAAGCGTATTGAGCTATGAAGTGTTAGATTATGACATAGTAAGAGAATCGTATAGAGTTTTAAGGAAGGGTGGAAAGTTCTTCTTGATCTTTAGAGATGAGATATTCGGAGGGGTTAGACCCAACACTGCCTTAAAATTTTTAATAAAGTTTAGTCTATCCTCAGCCTATCTTAGAGACGGTTTTTGGATAATCGAAGCGAGAAAAATAAAATAA
- a CDS encoding CBS domain-containing protein, whose protein sequence is MKRVKDVMNVPVFQVEANTTLQETCKLMMEKGVGSVVVTDKGVPRGIFTDRDAVKAIANGASALDELRTVATMGDLVTVDEDLEITKAAKLMSDRKIRHLPVKNKEGEIVGMVSVTDLSAELKE, encoded by the coding sequence ATGAAGAGAGTCAAAGACGTAATGAACGTACCAGTTTTCCAAGTAGAGGCAAATACAACTCTTCAGGAAACTTGCAAGCTGATGATGGAGAAGGGTGTGGGATCTGTAGTAGTAACCGATAAGGGAGTACCTAGAGGAATCTTCACAGATAGAGACGCAGTTAAGGCAATAGCTAATGGCGCGTCTGCGCTGGACGAGCTGAGAACTGTGGCTACAATGGGGGATTTAGTGACTGTTGATGAGGACTTGGAGATAACAAAAGCTGCTAAACTGATGTCGGACCGGAAAATACGTCATTTGCCAGTGAAGAACAAGGAAGGGGAGATTGTAGGTATGGTATCAGTAACAGATCTTTCGGCCGAGCTCAAAGAATAG
- a CDS encoding DsbA family oxidoreductase — translation MQITFFHDVLCPFCYVTNKRLKKVLSEYKGVHVKHKAFMIISSLDDLLAAAPTEEDARELFKSEFSILTRYFPDYDPKKVLEKGNIGHVWSLPPLMACKAAEFQKGDEGHWEYFSLAQEKFFMGGENVNDDKVLISVAEEIGLDVEKFKRDFKSKEAKLAVIQDEEEAKAMGIKGVPALVVNEKWLIRGVQSEEYLKQVIDDVLTYGEPKKIELKAYWEQ, via the coding sequence ATGCAGATAACCTTCTTCCATGATGTACTTTGCCCCTTCTGTTACGTCACCAACAAAAGGTTAAAAAAGGTCCTCTCTGAGTATAAGGGCGTTCACGTAAAACATAAGGCTTTCATGATAATTTCTTCACTAGATGACCTCTTGGCTGCGGCCCCTACAGAAGAGGACGCTAGGGAGCTATTCAAGAGCGAGTTCTCGATTTTAACCAGATATTTTCCAGATTATGATCCCAAGAAGGTATTGGAGAAAGGAAATATCGGGCACGTTTGGTCCCTTCCACCTTTAATGGCGTGCAAGGCTGCTGAGTTCCAAAAGGGAGATGAAGGCCATTGGGAGTACTTCTCATTAGCACAGGAGAAGTTCTTCATGGGAGGAGAGAACGTTAATGACGACAAAGTTTTGATCTCAGTGGCGGAGGAGATAGGATTGGATGTTGAGAAGTTCAAAAGGGATTTCAAGTCAAAGGAAGCTAAGCTAGCGGTTATTCAAGATGAGGAGGAGGCCAAAGCAATGGGAATAAAGGGAGTTCCAGCACTGGTTGTAAACGAAAAGTGGCTGATAAGAGGAGTACAGAGCGAAGAATATCTAAAACAGGTCATAGACGATGTATTAACTTACGGCGAACCGAAGAAGATCGAGTTAAAGGCCTATTGGGAGCAGTGA
- a CDS encoding OsmC family protein, with product MITFTAEGRLDKDTAVININDNEFKIGLMGSDNPTPEEFLLGAALSCMMLTVYYVSKELNVKIEGVEGYIEGTLDPKGFQGEPGVPPGLLQVKYELTVLSNDERIEEVMKLSLRRCPLKDTLVRSVNVEVSWKIRKV from the coding sequence ATGATTACGTTCACCGCTGAGGGGAGATTAGATAAGGATACCGCTGTCATAAACATTAACGACAACGAGTTCAAGATAGGACTCATGGGTTCGGATAACCCTACTCCGGAGGAGTTCCTTTTAGGTGCTGCTCTCTCATGTATGATGCTAACCGTTTATTACGTATCCAAAGAACTAAACGTAAAAATAGAAGGTGTCGAAGGTTACATCGAAGGTACTTTAGACCCAAAGGGGTTTCAAGGCGAACCTGGAGTACCTCCCGGTTTACTCCAGGTTAAATACGAATTAACAGTGTTGTCTAATGACGAGAGAATAGAGGAGGTAATGAAACTGTCTTTGAGAAGGTGCCCATTAAAGGATACTCTCGTTAGGAGCGTAAACGTCGAAGTGTCATGGAAGATCAGAAAGGTTTAA
- a CDS encoding CBS domain-containing protein: MKVSEVMTRDLVAVDGQVSITYGMKIMLEHGIRRLIVGDIDGIVTIRDLVYGWLQGAKLVEEVMTSDLLMVSKDIDLRQASKIMTGKGVGSLLVTEGERVIGIVTERDLIRNIKVDESVKVGDVMKVDPVVASLETSILEIAKAMRENWERHAIVVENNLPAGVISIRDVANAILTERYNHKSQEIMKSPVFRVTPDSTLETARTIMAKENLGLIPVVDARALLGSVEERDILTIISI, translated from the coding sequence ATGAAAGTTAGTGAAGTGATGACAAGGGATTTAGTGGCCGTAGATGGTCAAGTCAGCATAACCTATGGAATGAAAATAATGCTAGAACATGGCATTAGACGACTTATTGTGGGAGATATTGACGGTATAGTTACCATTAGGGATTTAGTGTATGGATGGCTTCAGGGGGCAAAGCTTGTGGAAGAGGTAATGACGAGCGATCTCTTGATGGTATCTAAAGATATTGACTTGAGGCAGGCATCAAAGATCATGACGGGAAAGGGGGTTGGATCCCTTCTAGTGACAGAAGGTGAGAGAGTTATAGGTATTGTAACCGAAAGAGATCTAATTAGGAATATAAAAGTCGATGAGAGCGTGAAGGTTGGAGACGTGATGAAGGTAGATCCAGTAGTAGCGTCTTTGGAAACCTCAATCTTGGAGATCGCTAAGGCGATGAGGGAAAACTGGGAGAGGCACGCGATAGTTGTTGAAAACAATCTGCCCGCAGGTGTTATCTCAATAAGGGATGTCGCTAACGCTATACTCACGGAGAGATACAACCATAAGTCACAAGAAATAATGAAGAGTCCTGTCTTTAGAGTAACTCCGGACTCTACTCTGGAGACCGCTAGAACTATTATGGCGAAAGAGAACTTAGGCCTAATTCCTGTGGTAGACGCTAGGGCTCTATTAGGGAGCGTAGAAGAGAGGGATATACTCACAATCATTTCAATATAA
- a CDS encoding lipoate--protein ligase family protein, which produces MSWRFVSLPPQDGYHMITSFVAVAEYVTKGGKDTFLVFSVKEPFVNVGVHQEVWLEVDLEYTKKMKIPVVRRDLGGGTVVITQGEHDYFLVLRQEEAPSDPKALYEKFLTPVVNVLKDYGLNASLRDQDIVVNGKKISGNGAMTHGKAVVIAGNILMNVDTELMSKCIKVPSEKFRDKLAKDMSEWITSLERELGYVPPREELDKKLKESFENSLGIKFEEARLTPEEIERWEQLSNEKKKEEWIFYKDNRHPELKTERCVKISSAVVVCHFDYKARKLVRLTTKFVNKRLHEVSISGDFFVMSPQGFVEKLEDRLSGVPPDKIPEVIDLTFNEMKPVIFGFTADDLKKAFQEIINKPEVQEVI; this is translated from the coding sequence ATGTCCTGGAGGTTCGTCTCCCTCCCCCCTCAAGATGGCTATCACATGATAACTTCTTTCGTCGCGGTAGCTGAATACGTTACGAAGGGGGGTAAGGACACTTTTTTGGTTTTTTCCGTAAAGGAACCGTTCGTCAATGTGGGTGTTCATCAGGAAGTTTGGCTTGAGGTTGACCTTGAGTACACTAAAAAGATGAAGATACCTGTAGTTAGAAGGGATTTGGGAGGTGGTACTGTAGTCATAACCCAAGGAGAGCATGACTACTTCCTCGTTTTAAGACAGGAGGAGGCACCCTCGGATCCTAAAGCTCTCTACGAGAAGTTTCTAACCCCTGTAGTAAACGTTCTTAAAGATTACGGTCTTAACGCATCGCTTAGAGACCAAGACATTGTAGTAAATGGAAAGAAGATCAGCGGGAACGGAGCTATGACTCACGGGAAGGCCGTTGTGATAGCGGGTAACATTCTAATGAATGTAGATACTGAACTCATGAGTAAATGCATCAAAGTTCCATCAGAGAAGTTTAGAGATAAACTGGCTAAAGATATGTCAGAGTGGATAACTTCATTAGAGAGGGAATTAGGTTACGTCCCACCTAGGGAGGAGTTAGACAAGAAACTGAAAGAAAGTTTTGAAAATAGCCTGGGCATTAAGTTTGAAGAGGCCAGGTTAACTCCTGAAGAGATTGAGCGATGGGAGCAACTCTCAAACGAGAAGAAGAAAGAGGAGTGGATATTCTACAAGGATAACAGACATCCAGAACTTAAAACTGAAAGGTGCGTCAAGATATCATCGGCGGTAGTGGTTTGTCACTTCGACTACAAGGCGAGGAAACTAGTGAGACTAACTACCAAGTTTGTGAACAAACGTTTACATGAGGTTTCCATATCCGGAGACTTCTTCGTTATGTCACCTCAAGGGTTTGTAGAGAAACTCGAAGATAGACTGAGCGGAGTTCCTCCAGATAAGATTCCAGAAGTGATAGACTTGACCTTCAACGAGATGAAACCTGTTATCTTCGGTTTCACCGCTGACGATCTTAAGAAGGCTTTCCAAGAGATAATAAACAAACCGGAAGTTCAGGAGGTTATCTAA
- a CDS encoding glycine cleavage system protein H produces the protein MVVESNCEIPENLFYYIDGKNTVWAKQESPDTILVGITDIAQTMAGKVVKVRIKKKGTKVEKGKPVATMESGKWAGPVPAPVSGEVVDVNGEVEKSPVLVNRDPYGNGWLVRMKITNPEEIKQLYTGAQAVQKLKELVAAEKISCKRL, from the coding sequence ATGGTAGTCGAATCGAACTGTGAGATTCCTGAAAATCTGTTCTATTATATCGATGGGAAGAACACAGTTTGGGCTAAACAAGAATCACCCGATACGATTCTTGTAGGGATTACAGATATAGCCCAAACCATGGCAGGTAAAGTTGTGAAGGTTAGAATAAAGAAGAAGGGAACTAAAGTAGAGAAAGGTAAGCCTGTAGCAACGATGGAGAGTGGAAAGTGGGCGGGTCCGGTTCCAGCTCCTGTATCCGGAGAGGTAGTTGACGTTAACGGTGAGGTTGAGAAGAGCCCGGTATTAGTTAACAGGGATCCTTATGGGAACGGCTGGCTAGTTAGAATGAAGATAACCAACCCTGAGGAGATCAAGCAGCTCTATACGGGAGCCCAAGCAGTACAGAAGCTTAAGGAACTCGTAGCAGCGGAAAAGATTTCTTGTAAGAGGCTATGA
- a CDS encoding GIY-YIG nuclease family protein, with protein MKHVKGYVIIFECNDGVITKGKRRFSIERGTYAYVGSCGVNCSKRISRHLNERVEKRHWHVDYLKDICKPLAAFILDKDEEEIADSFTDEVIGFGASDCNKHKGHLYRAKVDELRRI; from the coding sequence ATGAAACATGTTAAGGGATACGTTATAATATTCGAATGTAATGATGGTGTGATAACGAAAGGTAAAAGGAGATTCTCCATTGAGAGAGGCACGTACGCCTACGTTGGTTCATGTGGAGTCAATTGCAGTAAAAGGATATCTAGGCATTTGAACGAGAGAGTTGAGAAAAGGCATTGGCACGTTGACTACCTAAAGGACATTTGTAAACCTTTAGCTGCGTTTATTTTAGACAAAGATGAGGAGGAAATAGCAGACTCATTCACCGACGAAGTTATCGGGTTCGGGGCGTCTGATTGTAATAAGCACAAGGGTCACCTCTACAGAGCAAAAGTGGACGAATTAAGAAGGATTTAA
- a CDS encoding M20/M25/M40 family metallo-hydrolase, translating to MNQLEDLLEFVRIDTTSAKGKGEEGAKFIKDYMERHGIEARLIRHQSKNPYVYGEINVKAKRTLLVYNHYDVQPVEPLDRWESDPFTPVMKEGKIVGRGVGDDKGSLMARLQGILEMEKLPSLNLKFIYEGEEEIGSPNIDSFLKDYKDLLKADYVLWEGAGKGSSGAPEIVLGVKGLLYVEISTRTAKDLHSMYAPVAKNPAWKLVEVLSSLKRDGKVAVPGFYDKVKWLTKEEVSFLKGDKKSMEEAISQEVPEDFQRRLVEEPTCNIAGLYSGYTGEGSKTVIPSYAMAKLDFRLVPEQDPDEILNSLKSYLRDVDIRVLGRVRPYRTSINSEVARCLIDSAKEVYGMDPEVLPNSYGTGPMESFARILENNQIADGIGVDYPGSNIHSFNENIFVQDYLKAKEWMRSFVKRLAQL from the coding sequence ATGAACCAATTAGAGGACCTACTTGAGTTCGTAAGAATCGACACAACGTCTGCCAAAGGTAAGGGTGAAGAAGGCGCCAAGTTCATTAAGGACTACATGGAGAGACACGGAATAGAAGCGAGGCTGATAAGGCATCAATCCAAGAACCCTTACGTTTATGGAGAGATAAACGTTAAGGCAAAAAGGACCCTCTTGGTCTACAATCACTATGACGTTCAACCAGTAGAGCCTTTAGACAGGTGGGAGAGTGATCCTTTCACGCCAGTTATGAAGGAAGGTAAGATTGTAGGGAGAGGGGTTGGAGACGATAAGGGATCGCTTATGGCTAGACTGCAAGGAATTCTGGAAATGGAGAAGTTACCATCCCTGAATCTGAAGTTCATTTACGAGGGGGAGGAAGAGATAGGTAGTCCCAACATTGATTCCTTCCTGAAGGACTATAAGGACCTACTTAAAGCTGACTACGTGTTGTGGGAAGGTGCAGGAAAAGGTTCTAGCGGGGCTCCTGAGATCGTGCTGGGAGTTAAAGGATTACTTTACGTGGAGATCTCCACTAGGACAGCTAAGGACTTACACTCCATGTACGCCCCAGTAGCTAAGAACCCTGCTTGGAAGTTGGTAGAGGTCTTGTCATCACTAAAGAGAGACGGAAAGGTAGCAGTACCTGGGTTTTACGATAAGGTGAAGTGGTTGACTAAAGAGGAGGTATCATTCTTAAAAGGAGATAAAAAATCGATGGAGGAAGCCATAAGTCAAGAGGTACCAGAAGATTTTCAGAGGAGGTTGGTAGAAGAACCCACCTGTAACATTGCAGGCCTCTATTCAGGTTATACAGGGGAAGGATCAAAGACCGTTATACCTTCTTATGCAATGGCGAAACTAGACTTTAGGTTGGTACCCGAACAAGATCCCGACGAGATACTTAACTCTTTAAAGAGTTACCTTCGTGATGTGGACATCAGAGTATTAGGGAGGGTTAGACCCTATAGGACGTCAATAAATAGTGAAGTCGCTCGGTGCCTAATAGATTCGGCCAAAGAGGTCTATGGCATGGATCCAGAAGTTTTACCTAACAGTTATGGCACCGGACCTATGGAATCGTTCGCTAGAATCTTGGAAAACAATCAAATAGCTGATGGTATTGGCGTAGATTATCCAGGATCTAACATACACTCGTTCAACGAAAACATTTTCGTACAGGACTACCTCAAGGCTAAGGAATGGATGAGATCCTTCGTTAAGCGCCTAGCTCAGCTTTAG
- the priX gene encoding DNA primase noncatalytic subunit PriX — protein MSSRNEFKIVLRYPDGSVAGYSKYNNGISTVLDERGEFLFEVEGVFPPRPRRTSMDWIEKVLERGLPDCRKRFILYVGSRYLVNVKRLPEEEAVQRLRDFYYKGGGKIYDTWIRSVVRGVKNKGIMPPSLESLKNKDREMYQVIKNVLERK, from the coding sequence ATGTCGTCGCGAAATGAATTTAAGATAGTCTTGAGGTATCCTGACGGTAGCGTGGCTGGATACTCGAAGTACAATAATGGCATATCCACTGTCTTAGATGAGAGAGGAGAGTTCCTATTTGAAGTGGAGGGAGTGTTCCCCCCAAGGCCTAGACGCACTTCAATGGATTGGATAGAAAAGGTCCTTGAGAGAGGTTTACCAGACTGTAGGAAAAGGTTTATACTCTACGTAGGTTCCCGTTATCTAGTTAACGTTAAGAGATTGCCTGAGGAGGAGGCGGTCCAAAGGTTAAGGGATTTTTACTATAAAGGAGGCGGGAAAATTTATGACACTTGGATAAGATCAGTTGTCAGAGGCGTGAAAAACAAGGGTATAATGCCGCCTTCGCTCGAGTCTTTGAAAAATAAGGACAGGGAGATGTATCAGGTTATAAAAAACGTTTTAGAAAGAAAATAG
- a CDS encoding ATP-binding protein, with protein MCENVYCKKCGSKAVIRLPYANLTLCAKHFSEWLETRVEKVIKEYKMISEKDVVAVAVSGGKDSTTLLHILKGLSERNGFDLVGINIDLGIDNGTKYSALSTELAVKNFELTHVRYKVIELKREYGFGIDEAKLKARRPVCSTCGLVKRYVLEEAAESVGANVLATGHNLNDMAVFVMSGYHTGDLQNLARLRAVSPAENGYIKKVKPLFLTSEKETATYAIVNKIPFIMDSCPNNPSVGGPTSDKLRRLIENTEDEIPGFMVRLVENFENKIRPFFEDLPKFNLGKCKMCGKPTNNDREICSFCALKIKMGGDSKDVVAK; from the coding sequence ATGTGCGAGAACGTGTACTGTAAGAAGTGCGGCTCAAAGGCTGTTATAAGGTTACCTTACGCTAACCTTACGTTATGCGCCAAGCATTTCTCAGAATGGTTAGAGACCAGAGTGGAGAAAGTGATCAAGGAATACAAAATGATATCAGAAAAGGATGTGGTGGCTGTTGCTGTGTCCGGAGGTAAGGATAGCACAACTTTACTTCATATCCTTAAAGGACTGTCAGAGAGAAACGGGTTTGATTTAGTCGGAATAAACATTGATCTGGGTATAGATAACGGAACTAAGTACTCAGCACTAAGTACGGAGTTGGCAGTAAAGAACTTTGAACTTACACACGTGAGGTACAAAGTTATAGAGCTGAAGAGAGAGTACGGATTTGGAATAGATGAGGCTAAACTTAAGGCGAGAAGACCGGTCTGCAGTACGTGCGGACTGGTGAAGAGATACGTCCTTGAGGAAGCTGCAGAGAGCGTAGGGGCTAACGTACTAGCTACTGGACACAACCTAAATGATATGGCCGTATTTGTCATGTCTGGATATCACACTGGAGATTTACAAAACTTAGCTAGATTGAGGGCCGTGTCACCTGCAGAAAACGGATACATAAAGAAAGTGAAGCCTCTGTTCTTGACCTCAGAGAAGGAGACTGCTACTTACGCCATAGTTAATAAGATACCTTTTATAATGGACTCATGTCCAAACAATCCAAGCGTAGGCGGACCAACTTCAGATAAACTGAGAAGGTTAATTGAGAACACTGAAGATGAGATTCCAGGTTTTATGGTTAGGTTAGTAGAGAACTTTGAAAACAAGATAAGGCCTTTCTTCGAGGACTTGCCTAAATTCAATCTAGGAAAGTGTAAGATGTGTGGTAAACCCACTAATAACGATAGAGAAATCTGCTCCTTCTGTGCTCTTAAGATTAAGATGGGCGGTGACTCAAAGGATGTCGTCGCGAAATGA
- a CDS encoding FHA domain-containing protein: MTWKCVGCGTENPDDVMFCTSCGLKKPEEQGQELKQELNQQPSGLQESVTPQESNPTEQQPQVLQTQEAQPENKQAEEQPESQQQVVQNAGSPQAEKQEALGQPIVTEKFYIQFIATPVSSLNKTKVPLDFEVFESISLGRSPENVIMIPDSEISRRHAILYKEGSSLFIEDLNSTNGTYVYDGKMFQAVKGKVQLPNNAVVKLGNTTIVKIVRE, from the coding sequence ATGACATGGAAGTGTGTTGGTTGCGGAACTGAAAATCCTGATGACGTGATGTTTTGTACTTCCTGTGGATTAAAGAAGCCAGAGGAACAGGGACAAGAATTAAAACAAGAGCTTAACCAACAGCCGAGCGGTTTACAGGAATCAGTTACGCCACAGGAGTCAAATCCCACAGAACAACAACCTCAGGTCTTGCAAACGCAGGAAGCTCAACCAGAGAACAAGCAGGCTGAGGAACAGCCTGAGAGTCAACAACAAGTTGTTCAGAACGCAGGAAGCCCTCAAGCTGAGAAACAGGAGGCTCTAGGCCAGCCTATTGTTACTGAGAAGTTTTATATACAATTTATTGCAACGCCCGTTTCTTCTCTAAATAAAACCAAAGTTCCTCTAGACTTTGAAGTCTTTGAGAGCATCTCACTAGGTAGGAGCCCGGAGAACGTCATCATGATCCCAGATAGCGAGATATCAAGGAGGCATGCGATCCTTTATAAAGAGGGTAGCTCTCTTTTCATTGAGGATCTTAATAGCACTAATGGGACGTATGTTTATGACGGAAAAATGTTTCAAGCAGTTAAAGGGAAAGTTCAACTTCCAAATAACGCCGTCGTGAAGTTGGGTAACACTACAATAGTCAAGATAGTGAGAGAATGA